One genomic region from Calypte anna isolate BGI_N300 chromosome 8, bCalAnn1_v1.p, whole genome shotgun sequence encodes:
- the F3 gene encoding tissue factor: protein MMRTVAGGRGLLLSALLWCLVAAGNPELPTAVNITWSSINFKTILQWQPKPSGYLYTVEIHGQTYDTKKKCILTAKTECDVTDVLRNVQETYTAHILSVMSSGMDNFEEPPFAASEKFTPYSQTVLGKPEIKNYTQKGSKLTVVFQDPLTPYKFPNGSFKSVQDFFQHDLEYKLYYWKDQSSGKKDATTKSHEFEVSVDSTKNYCFYIQGIIPSRRENRSGQESTVVCTSVGRGILDEYGTEVFIIIAVIAVAVITLAIVLPVILCKRKKAEAAREKEPLNGV, encoded by the exons ATGATGCGCACCGTCGCCGGAGGAcgggggctgctgctgagcgCCCTGCTGTGGTGCTTGGTCGCCGCCG gcAACCCAGAACTACCAACAGCTGTTAATATAACTTGGTCTTCAATCAATTTTAAAACTATACTGCAGTGGCAACCAAAACCATCAGGTTACCTCTACACAGTAGAAATACACGG ACAGACATatgacaccaaaaaaaaatgtatactgACAGCAAAAACAGAGTGTGATGTTACTGATGTGCTCAGGAATGTACAAGAGACCTATACAGCACACATACTGTCTGTAATGTCCTCGGGGATGGATAACTTTGAAGAACCACCTTTTGCAGCCTCTGAAAAATTTACACCTTACAGCCAGA CTGTTCTTGGAAAACCGGAGATAAAGAATTACACACAAAAAGGTTCAAAGCTGACTGTTGTGTTCCAAGATCCTCTTACACCATATAAATTTCCTAATGGAAGTTTTAAGAGTGTTCAAGATTTTTTCCAACATGACCTGGAATACAAACTCTATTACTGGAAAGATCAAAGTTCTGGAAAG aaagatgcaacaacaaaaagccatgAATTTGAAGTCAGTGTTGACAGCACAAAGAACTATTGCTTCTACATACAGGGAATCATTCCCTCCCGCAGAGAAAACCGTAGTGGTCAAGAAAGCACAGTGGTTTGTACCAGTGTAGGAAGAGGCATCTTGGATG AATATGGAACAGAAGTCTTTATCATCATAGCAGTGATAGCAGTTGCAGTCATCACTCTTGCCATTGTCCTGCCAGTGATCCTGTGTAAACgcaagaaagcagaagctgcaagagaaaaagaaccACTTAATGGAGTCTAG